GTTGGCGATGTTGTTGGCGGTGACGTTGAGATTGGCGTTGGCCGCGTTGATGCCGGACAGCGAGGTATTGAAGCTCATGGCGGACTCCGTGAGGTCGTGCGCGAAAAAAGCGGGAAGGGGCGGGCGGCTCAGCCGACGCGCAGAACGTGGGCGAGCGGGGCGGTGCCGAGGCCTTCGAGGTCGAGGTAGAGCCCGTCCGAGCCCACCGAGACGCTCTGCACCTTGCCGCGCACGTAGGTGCCGAGGCTGGTCGCCGTCCCGGTCTCGGTGACGTGTCTGGCGGTGATGCCGTAGGCGCCGGGCGGCAGTTTTTCGCCGGCGGTATTGGTGCCGTCCCATTCGAACGCCACCTCGCCGGCGGCCTTGGCAGGCACGGTGAACTGGCGCACCGGCAAGCCGTTGGGGTCGGTGATTTCGAAGGTGACCATGCCCGACGAGGGCGCGGCCACGATGCCGCCGGCCTCGCCGCCATCGGGCAGTGCGAGCTTGGCGGACGGCAGCAGCACCTCGCGGCCGACCATCGTCGCGCCGCGCAGCAGCTGGTCGGTCGCCATCGAGCCGGCGAAACCATTGACGGTCGCGTTGAGGCCCTCGATGCCCTGCACGGTGGAGAACTGCGCCAGCTGGCCGAGGAACGCGCTGTTCTCCATCGGCTTGAGCGGGTCCTGGTGCTTGAGCTGTTCGGTCATCAGGCGCAGGAAATCGGCTTGGCCCAGGGACTCGGCCTTCTTGTCGGCGGCCTTCGGCGCGCCGGCAATGCCGAGGCTGCTGTAGATGTCGTTGGCGATCGTGCTCATCGGCGGATGCTCGGGGAATGGGGCGGAGGGCCTAGCGGCCCATCGTCAGGGTGGCCATCGCCAGTTCCTTGGCGGTATTGAGCATCTCCACGCCGGCCTGGTAGCTGCGCGAGGCGGAGATCATGTTGACCATCTGCGAGACCGGATCGACGTCCGGCGCGTAGACGTAGCCCTGTTCGTCGGCCAGCGGATGGCCCGGCTCGTAACGCTGGACCGGCGGGGTGTCGCGCTCGACGATGCCCGCCACCTGCACGTTGGTCAGCGACGGATCGCTGCCATGGGCGGTGGCCCGGAACACGGCCTCGAGCGGTCGGTAGACCTGATCGGGCGAGCCGGCGACCGAGTCGGCATTGGCCAGGTTGCTGGCCAGCGTACTCAGGCGCACCGACTGCGCCTGCAGGGCGGAGCCGGCGACGTCGAAGATCGGCAGATTGCTCATGGCTTACTGTCCCGTGATGGCGGTCAGGAGGGTGCGGACCTTCGACTCGAGGAAGCTCAGCGATGCGCGGTACTCGAGCGCGGCGCGGCCGTAGGCGGCCCGCTCTGCGTCGGGATCGACGGTATTGCCGTCGAGACTGCCCTGGCTGGCGATGCGCGCCATTTCGAAGGGTTGCAACGTGTCGAAGCCCGACAGCGGAATCCGGTTGCCCTGTTCGCGTGCCGTTGCGTTGCCCGCCTCGCGGACCCGCGCGGCGCTGGCGAGGGCGGCGTTGAAATCCAGGTCACGTGCCTGGTAGCCGGGAGTGTCCGCGTTCGCCAGATTGCTGGCGATCAGCTTCATGCGCTGCTCGCGCAACGGCAGAGCGTCGGCCTGCAGCCCGAGATAGGACGAGATCGGATTGGACATCGGCGCCTCCGGCAAACCTGTGCCGGGACAGCTGCAAGCGGCGTGCCAGAACGCGCTGCGGCGGGCACGAGGCGCGACCGGATTCGGACGTTGCGCGCGGATGCGCAGCGGCACGTAGCACGGCGGCAGGCCACGTCCACAGTCGCTGCGGCGGTTCGTCCGGTGCGTCGTCGCGACCCCGTTCGCGGCGGCTCCGCGCGCGTAGGGCGGGAGCCAGGCGTGCCGCGGTTCGGTCAGGCGACAGGTCCTGCGCCGGGCTGGCGCTGCCGGAGGCCTTGCCCGCCGGTGCTCAGGCGTTCGCGACCAGACGCCCGCCGGCGGCCTCGGCCACGGCGTTCAGGCGTTTGAGCACCTCGTCGGCCAGGTCGTGGGGGCTGTACTTGGCGACGAACGCGTCGGCGCCCACGCTCTGCACCATCGAGGTATTGAACACGCCCGACAAGGACGTGTGCAGCAGCACGAACAGGTCCGACAGGCCCGGGTGTCGACGGATTTCCGTCGTCAGCGTGTAGCCATCCATCGCCGGCATTTCGATGTCCGACACCACCAGGGCGTAGCGCTGCGACGGCGGCTCGCCGGCCGCGTGCAGCTGCAGGAGGTGGTCGAGCGCCTGGCGCCCGTCCGAGAGCAGGGTGACGCCGACGCCGAGCTGGTCGAGCACGCTGCGGATCTGCTGGCGCGCGACACGGGAGTCATCGACCACCAGTACCTGCATCGGCGGCGCGCCCTCGGGCAGCGCGTATTCGGAGGACAGGTCGGCGTCCATGCGTGCCTGGGAGATGTCCGCCAGCACGCTTTCCACGTCGATGACCTGGATCAGTTCGCCCTGGAAACGGGTCACCGCGGTCAGATATCCGCCATCGGCACCGAGATCGGGGGGCGGCAGGATGTCCTCGACCGCGATGTTGACGATGCGCTCGACGTCGCTGACCAGGAAACCCTGCACCGAGCGGTTGAACTCGGTCACCACCAGGTAGCCGGGCAGGTCGTCCTGGGCGCGCTCGGGATGGCCGATTCCCAGGCCGAGATCGAGCACGGGCACGCTGCGTCCGCGCACGTCGGCCACGCCGGCGAACTGCAACGGCAGGCCCGGTACCTGGAACAGGTTGGGCCGGCGCAGCACTTCCTGCACCTTGAACACGTTGACGCCAAAAACCTGGCGCCCGCCGAGGCGGAACAGCAGCAGCGCCAGCCGGTTGTGGCCGGCGAGACGGGTGCGTTGGTCGATGCGGTCGAGCAGATCCTGCGACATGGTCCCGGTATCGGCGCCACGGCCGCGCACTTGAGGGTGGCCCGATCAACCGCCGCGCGGTCCGCCCGTCGCGGCGTGCGGCAAGCCGCCCGGCACGGGACTTGCACCAGTGCCGGCATCCCGTACCGGACCGCCCCATGCTCCTTCCGCTGCCCACCCTCATTGCATGGCGCCGACTGGCAGTCCGCCTCGCCGTGGGCGCGCTGCTCGCGGCCTGGGGCGCCAGCGCCGTGGCCAATCCCTTCCAGCCGGTGGAATCGATCCGCGCCGCCGCGCTGTCGACCGCGGAAGCGGGCGAAGAGGCGGACGCGAGCCTCGACCCGGCGCTGCGGATGCCGCGCTGCGCGCAAGCGCTGCAGGCCCGGCGGACCGGCGCCGCCACCGTGGAAGTGGCCTGCCCGGAAGGCTGGCGTCTGTTCGTGCCGCTGCGCGTGCGCCGCCAGCAGAGCGTCCTGGTGCTGTCGCGCAGCGTCGCTGCAGGCGAGGCGATCACGGCCGATACCTTCATGACCCAGCAGCGCGATGCCACCCGCATCGCCGGCGCGGCGATCGCCGATCCGGCAGAAGCGATCGGCCGCAGCGCCCGGCGCACCCTGGTGGCCGGCAGCGTGCTGACCGCTGGAGACCTGGTGACGCCGCGCCTGGTGCGGCGGGGCGATACCATCGCCCTGGTGTCGAGCCAGGGCGGGATCGAAGTGCGGATGGCGGGGCGGGCGCTGGCCGATGCCGGGGTTCGCGAGCGCGTCAGCGTCGAGAACCTCAGCTCGCGCAGAGTGGTGCAGGGAACCGTCGACGAGGCCGGCGACGTGCGGGTCGGGCGTTGAAGCCGTGGTCACATTGCCCCTCAAGCTTCTCCCGATCCGGCCGATACCGGCCATGACCCCATACAAGACCCTCGTGTCAGGAGCTCCGACATGACCAACAGGATCGAAGGCACCGCCGCCCCCGTGAGTCGCGCCCTGGCTGCCGTCGGCACCGCCCAGGCCGGCCGCGCAGGCGAGTCGCGCGCCAGGCCGATCGAGGCTGCCGCCGCCGCGGACAGCCTGCGCCTGACCGGCGAAGCCACCGGGCTGCAGACCCTCCAGCGCG
The genomic region above belongs to Luteimonas chenhongjianii and contains:
- a CDS encoding flagellar hook capping FlgD N-terminal domain-containing protein, with the protein product MSTIANDIYSSLGIAGAPKAADKKAESLGQADFLRLMTEQLKHQDPLKPMENSAFLGQLAQFSTVQGIEGLNATVNGFAGSMATDQLLRGATMVGREVLLPSAKLALPDGGEAGGIVAAPSSGMVTFEITDPNGLPVRQFTVPAKAAGEVAFEWDGTNTAGEKLPPGAYGITARHVTETGTATSLGTYVRGKVQSVSVGSDGLYLDLEGLGTAPLAHVLRVG
- the flgC gene encoding flagellar basal body rod protein FlgC translates to MSNLPIFDVAGSALQAQSVRLSTLASNLANADSVAGSPDQVYRPLEAVFRATAHGSDPSLTNVQVAGIVERDTPPVQRYEPGHPLADEQGYVYAPDVDPVSQMVNMISASRSYQAGVEMLNTAKELAMATLTMGR
- the flgB gene encoding flagellar basal body rod protein FlgB; the encoded protein is MSNPISSYLGLQADALPLREQRMKLIASNLANADTPGYQARDLDFNAALASAARVREAGNATAREQGNRIPLSGFDTLQPFEMARIASQGSLDGNTVDPDAERAAYGRAALEYRASLSFLESKVRTLLTAITGQ
- a CDS encoding chemotaxis protein; translation: MSQDLLDRIDQRTRLAGHNRLALLLFRLGGRQVFGVNVFKVQEVLRRPNLFQVPGLPLQFAGVADVRGRSVPVLDLGLGIGHPERAQDDLPGYLVVTEFNRSVQGFLVSDVERIVNIAVEDILPPPDLGADGGYLTAVTRFQGELIQVIDVESVLADISQARMDADLSSEYALPEGAPPMQVLVVDDSRVARQQIRSVLDQLGVGVTLLSDGRQALDHLLQLHAAGEPPSQRYALVVSDIEMPAMDGYTLTTEIRRHPGLSDLFVLLHTSLSGVFNTSMVQSVGADAFVAKYSPHDLADEVLKRLNAVAEAAGGRLVANA
- the flgA gene encoding flagellar basal body P-ring formation chaperone FlgA; this translates as MLLPLPTLIAWRRLAVRLAVGALLAAWGASAVANPFQPVESIRAAALSTAEAGEEADASLDPALRMPRCAQALQARRTGAATVEVACPEGWRLFVPLRVRRQQSVLVLSRSVAAGEAITADTFMTQQRDATRIAGAAIADPAEAIGRSARRTLVAGSVLTAGDLVTPRLVRRGDTIALVSSQGGIEVRMAGRALADAGVRERVSVENLSSRRVVQGTVDEAGDVRVGR
- the flgM gene encoding flagellar biosynthesis anti-sigma factor FlgM, producing MTNRIEGTAAPVSRALAAVGTAQAGRAGESRARPIEAAAAADSLRLTGEATGLQTLQRDLATKPAFDEARVQALRESIASGSYKVDAEAIASRMLDLDARLAG